The sequence below is a genomic window from Fusobacterium perfoetens.
TAGAAGTCCAATAGAATATAGGAAATTTAAAGAAAAAAATGTTGATAATTAAATTGAGTACTTGACAGGGTACAGATCATTATTTTTGAAAGAGGAACTTAAAAACAAGAGCGATTCTATCATACAATATATTCAAAATCTCCAAACGTTGAATAAATCGGCTAAAGAAGAAGTGGATAGGTTGCAAAAACTAATAAAAATAAGAACTAACAAAATAGAACGGATTAAAAGTTATTTGATTTCAACTATGCAGATTCTTGAGCAGAAAAAAATAGAAACGGCTTTAGGCTCTTACGGGATTAGGAAAACACCTGATAAAGTTGAAGTTTATGATTTATCCGCACTGCCTAAAGAACTTATCAGAATAAAAGAGGAAAAAGAACCCGATAAAGATAAGATTAAAGCATATATAAAAGAACATGGCGAAGTGGCAGGAGCGAGAATAACTTGTGGTTATTCTTTACAAATAAGATGAAAATAAAATTATTTGATGAACTAAAAAATTTAATTTATGGATATGAAAGTAATTTCAATGGAAAAATAATATCAAAAGGAGAAGTGATTGAAAATGGTAGACGGAAAAATGATAAAATTGAAAAATGAAATTGATGAAAAAATCGAGCAGTTTGTTAATAATTCAGTTGAACTTAAAAAATTTATTTTATTTAGAAAAAATAATTTCTATGATTATAGCATAAGAAATACTATTCTTATATATAAACAGAATCCAAATGCAACTCTTGTTGCAGGTCTTAAGAAATGGAATGAACTTGGATATAGAGTGAAAAAAGGCAGCAGGGCAATTTCTATACTTGTTCCTCTTATTAGAAATATCATAAAAGACGGCAAAGAAAAAGACGAGATTTATGGTTATAAACCTGTATCTGTATTTGACAGGTCTCAAGTTGAAGAAACAGAAAATGCAGTTGAAATTCCAAGTATAGATGTAGAAATGAAATCATCAGAAGATTTTATATATACACCTATGAAATTATACCGTGCAGTTAAAAAATGTATTGAGCAGTATGCACCAATAGAGCTTAAAAAGACTTTCTATGATGATGAAGTTTCAGGTCAGACAAATGGAAAAACTATTTATATTAAAAAATCAAATAATCGTATTGATATGGCAGCTGTAATGGTACATGAATTTATCCATTATAACTGCCATTTTGATAATAAGGAAAAAATATCAAAAAGCAGAGCAGAAATAGAAGCTGAACTTGGAGCATTAATATTTGGAACTCACTTTGACCTAGACACATCAGGAACATATAAATATCTTTCCTCATACAGACGAGGTATAGACCTTGAAAAATCTTTTGAAAAAGTTTTGGAAATAATGGAGCAATTAATATATGGAACAGAGGAGAAGCAAGGAATTCAAGGAATAATCAATTCTTTATAAAGTAAGTTAATATAATATATTAAAGAGAAGTAATTGATATACACATTTTAAAGGTATTTACAGCTGTTCATATTTGCTTTTGAATAAAAAATATCAAAGAACATAAAAGAAAGGGCTTAAAAGCGATTTTATGAGATCATTTTTAAGAAGATACGGAGGAAAAAATGGAAAATTTACATATAACAAAAGGAATTGGAGAAAACTTAGATTTGAGATTGTTAATAACTGTTTCAATACTTTTGGAAGAAAAAATTTCAAAACTGCCAAAAGAAGATATTGATTACCTGCAAATTTTTGAAGTAAAAAATAATAAGCTGTTACATAGGCAGGAAGTCCCTGAACAATCAGAAGAATATATTTTACAAGGTAATTTTAAAAATACAAAAATTTGGGCAGTCAGAAATGAAGATATAAATTTTAATGAGACATGGAAGATAATGTTTCCGGAAGAATATTAAGGAGGAACGGCAATGGAAAATATTTTTGAAAAATTGAAAGCTAAATTTGATGAAAGGGACTTAGAATTTAAAATAGGGGCTACAAATACAGATAAAACAATGGGACTTGCATTAGCCTATGTTTCTGCAAGAGCTATTCAATCAAGGCTTGACGAGGTTTTAGGTATGGAAAATTGGAAAGTGTCTTATCGTGAGATAAAAGATGGTTTCCTTTGCACACTTTCAATAAGAATAAATAACGAATGGATAGAAAAAGAGGACGGATCAGGAGTCACTAGCTACGAAAGCATCAAAGGTGGTATATCTAATGCTTTTAAAAGGGTTGCCTCAAGTGGTTTCGGGATTGGAAGATATTTATATAATGCAAGAAACAGCTGGTATCCTATTAAAAAACAGGGTAACGGATATATCTTTGCTGAGACACCAAAACTTCAATTAAATGAAGAAAAACAAGATACAGCCAAAATAGAAACTAAGACTAAGCCAGAAGAACCAAAAGCAAATGAAATTATAATCACATTTGGAAAATATAAAGGTCAGAGCCTTATAGATATTTTTCATAACGACAGAGGATATATAAAATACTTAAGAGATAAGTCAAAGGACACAGATATTATAAAAGAATGTGAAAAATTACTTGCCAGTTAAGGAGAAGATATGGAAAGAGAATTGAAAAAAATAAATAAAGAGTATGAGGACTTCCGAAAGGAAGTTCTTTTACTCCCTAAAGAAAAAATATTTGATATGGCTTACAAAATTAATTTTTACCATGAAATTTGGAGCTTTCTAAACGATACAGGAAGAAAAATAAAATCTAAAATGTCTTTATCAGATTTATATGACTTTTTCCTGAGCAAAGACTACACAAGCATTGCCAGTTATACAGATGTTGAAGAACTTTTTGATAATTACGAAGAATGGTTGTAGGGATAATTTATGAAATGTAAAAAATGTACTTATTATGATGCAGAAAACGAATTTTGCTATTATTATTTACTACAAGGAACAGAACTTTTTGATTTAAATAAGAGAAAATGTAATCATTGGAAAAGAAGAATAAAATAACTAAAAAAGAACTTCGATGTTTTATTTCGGAAGTTCTTTTTTAAAATTTGGAATTTTAATATATAAAAAATAAAAAAAGTAGTAATAATTACTACAAAAAAATAGATTTTTTATAAATAAATATATTGAAAATAAAAGAATTTATATAAGAGTTAATTATAAAAATGTTCGTATTTTTGAACTTTAAATAAAGAGTTATAATAATAGTAATTACATTTAACGGGAGAATACAATGAGAAAACGTGTCAGAGTTTCAGTTCCTAATTTTGTAAGAGAAATTTTAGAGAACGATATGAGGTATTATGACTTTTCAAAAGATAAAATCTGCAACATTATAATTCAGAGATTAGGGTTTGAAAATACACAAAGTCTGCATAAAAAAGTAGTAGATAATACTTCTATTTTAAACTTTAATCTGAATGAAAAAAATACTGAGCTGTTTGATAATATGTTTGCTTTAAGCAAAGAAAAAATAGAGAGTGAATTTTTCAGAAGAATTTTTTCTACTTATGTAAATTTTCATCCGTTTCTCAGAGAAAAAATTTTGAATACAGAATTATTTCAGGTACTGGAAAATGCAATAAAAAATAAACATAAATTAAAAATTTATTATGAAAAAAAGTTATTGGATATTTATCCTGTAGCTTTTGAGAGAAATACAGATTTGTATACAATTTTAAAAGCTAAAAAAGACGGTAAAGAATTTCTTTTTGAAGTTAGATATATTGAAGTTTTAAAGGTGGATTAAATATGGAAGAAATAAAAGAACTTGAAAATAAAGAAAAATTGGAAGAATTAGCTGAATATTATCTTGAAAAATATTATGAGGCATTCAAGGAGCTGAGTTAATATGATTAAATTAACTGCTGATGATATTATACTTTTACACGAAAAAATAATTGATAAAACAGGTGGTATAAGAGGAATAAGAGATATTGGGCTTCTTGAAATGGCTGTAAGCTCTCCATTTGCAAGTTTTGGAGGAGAAGACTTATATAAAACAGTAGAAGAAAAAGGAAAACAGCTTTGTAATTCCCTTATAAGAAACCACCCATTTTTAGATGGCAATAAAAGGATAGGAATACTTGCTATGCTTGTATTCTTTGATTTGAATGGAAAAAAATTAAATATTACAAATGAAGAAATCGTTTCACTTGGTTTAGGAATAGCAAAAGGAAATGAAGTTTTGTAGTTTTATAAAATAAATATTCTGTGAAAATGGGATATTTATTTTTTAATATAAATACATAATGTAGGGGGTAAAAATGACTGCACTTGAAAAATTTATAGCAGAAAATCAAGAAAAATTAGTAAAAATTCATTGGAATGATATAGTTAATAATTATTCCGAAAATATAGGTTTATCAAAAATTCTATTAAACGATTTGGGAAAAGATGAGTATTTTAATCCGTTAAAAGATTTTTTCAAATCAATCAATAAAAATATTGATAATTATATAGAAAATACTGTAAATCCAAGCTATCAAATAGCCATTGTAGGAGCAATTAAAGCAGGAAAATCTACTTTGATAAATGCTCTTATTGGTCATGACTTAGCAAGTACAAATGTAACACCAGAAACAGCAACTTTAACAAAATTCAAATATTCAAAAAATAACTTTTTAAAAGTTAAATTCTATACAGTAGATGAATGGAACGAAATTTGGGAAAATGCCCAAGAGAAAAAAGCTGATATATTTTTGGAAGAATATAGTCATTTAAAAGCAGAGGAAGTAAAAGATTATCTGCTTGGAAAAAAAGAGATTTACCAAGAATTTTCTTCTATTGATGAAATGAAAGAAGAAATAGTAAAATGGACTTCTTCTCAAAAGAAAGAACATTACTTCGTAAAAGAACTTGAAATAGGGTTAAATGATTTAAAACTTCCTGAACAGATATGCTTGGTTGATACACCGGGATTAAATGATATTATAGATTACAGATCTAAAATTACAAGAGATTATATTGATTCAGCAAATGCTATATTAATATGTGTAAATGCAAAAACATTAAGAAATGAAGAAATGCTTACCATTGCAAGAGTATTTTCAAAAGCAAAATATAAAAAAGATAAAATTTATATTTTAGGAACACAGATAGATACAATGAATTCTTTTGAAAATTGGCTTACTCAAAGAGAAGAGTGGTTAAAAATTCTTAGAAGAGAAGAATATTTTGAAACTATGTTAAAAGCCAAAACTCATTTGTTAGGTATAAGTTCTTATGCTTATTCAAAGGCAATTACTATAAAAACAGAATTAACAGAAGACGATATTTGGGATTTAAATGAATTAAAATTAATGAATCGTGAAGAAGCAAGAAAAAGTAGAAAATTAGTAGAAGATGGCTTATATACAAAAGAAATGGTCTGCGAATTAAAAGAAAGAATAATAAATTATTCAAGAATAGAACATTTAAGGGATATTATTCAGGTTGAATTATTAAAAGACTTCAATGATTCTTTGGTTAAAGATTTTGTTGAAAAATATAAAATTTTAAAATCTGAAATTAACCTTTTCGGTAAAAAACATAAAGGAATTTTAGAAGATAAAAAGAAAGAACTTGAAATGACATCAGAGGAACTTACTAAGAAAATTGAAGCTGAAAGAGAAAGAGTAAGAGAAATTGAAAAAATAAATGATACTTTAGAAGAAAAAATAAGAGAAACTACTGAAAGTTTTAATTTAGATTTTTCTAAATTAGAAAAAAGTTTTAAAGAGTTAGAGGAAAAAATAAAGGAAATTAATATAGACTAGGGAGGAAATAATATGGGATTTTGGTCTAC
It includes:
- a CDS encoding Rad52/Rad22 family DNA repair protein encodes the protein MENIFEKLKAKFDERDLEFKIGATNTDKTMGLALAYVSARAIQSRLDEVLGMENWKVSYREIKDGFLCTLSIRINNEWIEKEDGSGVTSYESIKGGISNAFKRVASSGFGIGRYLYNARNSWYPIKKQGNGYIFAETPKLQLNEEKQDTAKIETKTKPEEPKANEIIITFGKYKGQSLIDIFHNDRGYIKYLRDKSKDTDIIKECEKLLAS
- a CDS encoding type II toxin-antitoxin system death-on-curing family toxin — encoded protein: MIKLTADDIILLHEKIIDKTGGIRGIRDIGLLEMAVSSPFASFGGEDLYKTVEEKGKQLCNSLIRNHPFLDGNKRIGILAMLVFFDLNGKKLNITNEEIVSLGLGIAKGNEVL
- a CDS encoding siphovirus Gp157 family protein, with translation MKEELKNKSDSIIQYIQNLQTLNKSAKEEVDRLQKLIKIRTNKIERIKSYLISTMQILEQKKIETALGSYGIRKTPDKVEVYDLSALPKELIRIKEEKEPDKDKIKAYIKEHGEVAGARITCGYSLQIR
- a CDS encoding dynamin family protein; this translates as MTALEKFIAENQEKLVKIHWNDIVNNYSENIGLSKILLNDLGKDEYFNPLKDFFKSINKNIDNYIENTVNPSYQIAIVGAIKAGKSTLINALIGHDLASTNVTPETATLTKFKYSKNNFLKVKFYTVDEWNEIWENAQEKKADIFLEEYSHLKAEEVKDYLLGKKEIYQEFSSIDEMKEEIVKWTSSQKKEHYFVKELEIGLNDLKLPEQICLVDTPGLNDIIDYRSKITRDYIDSANAILICVNAKTLRNEEMLTIARVFSKAKYKKDKIYILGTQIDTMNSFENWLTQREEWLKILRREEYFETMLKAKTHLLGISSYAYSKAITIKTELTEDDIWDLNELKLMNREEARKSRKLVEDGLYTKEMVCELKERIINYSRIEHLRDIIQVELLKDFNDSLVKDFVEKYKILKSEINLFGKKHKGILEDKKKELEMTSEELTKKIEAERERVREIEKINDTLEEKIRETTESFNLDFSKLEKSFKELEEKIKEINID
- a CDS encoding DUF3848 domain-containing protein, which translates into the protein MERELKKINKEYEDFRKEVLLLPKEKIFDMAYKINFYHEIWSFLNDTGRKIKSKMSLSDLYDFFLSKDYTSIASYTDVEELFDNYEEWL
- a CDS encoding ArdC-like ssDNA-binding domain-containing protein → MVDGKMIKLKNEIDEKIEQFVNNSVELKKFILFRKNNFYDYSIRNTILIYKQNPNATLVAGLKKWNELGYRVKKGSRAISILVPLIRNIIKDGKEKDEIYGYKPVSVFDRSQVEETENAVEIPSIDVEMKSSEDFIYTPMKLYRAVKKCIEQYAPIELKKTFYDDEVSGQTNGKTIYIKKSNNRIDMAAVMVHEFIHYNCHFDNKEKISKSRAEIEAELGALIFGTHFDLDTSGTYKYLSSYRRGIDLEKSFEKVLEIMEQLIYGTEEKQGIQGIINSL
- a CDS encoding DUF960 family protein; its protein translation is MENLHITKGIGENLDLRLLITVSILLEEKISKLPKEDIDYLQIFEVKNNKLLHRQEVPEQSEEYILQGNFKNTKIWAVRNEDINFNETWKIMFPEEY